From the genome of Nasonia vitripennis strain AsymCx chromosome 1, Nvit_psr_1.1, whole genome shotgun sequence, one region includes:
- the LOC100680334 gene encoding uncharacterized protein LOC100680334 → MPKRKIDEVDDNYSRSSNYRFLLHVPPALAKKASAILKMKAVIAVTSIHVPRAASQAATEILILIPRASTARFRIEETLRRSFIPMITSTVITITKMNTRSELNTIFIRTLHLMMRLTTTQVHQKRSRKIPRKKTNQA, encoded by the exons ATGCCGAAGCGAAAAATCGACGAAGTTGACGATAATTACTCTCGATCGAGTAATTATCGTTTTTTGCTGCATGTGCCGCCAGCTCTAGCGAAGAAAGCATCAGCGATTCTGAAAATGAAAGCAGTGATAGCAGTCACATCGATTCATGTTCCTCGGGCAGCAAGTCAAGCAGCGACCGAAATTCTTATTCTCATACCTCGTGCGTCAACAGCACGATTTCGGATCGAGGAA ACGTTGAGGCGCAGCTTTATTCCGATGATAACCTCGACGGTGATAACTATAACCAag ATGAATACGCGGTCGGAGCTAAACACAATCTTCATCAGGACACTTCATCTGATGATGCGGTTAACGACGACGCAAGTTCATCAGAAGAGGAGCCGGAAGATACCTCGGAAGAAGACGAATCAAGCATAG